In Pseudodesulfovibrio hydrargyri, a single window of DNA contains:
- a CDS encoding Na(+)/H(+) antiporter subunit D, whose product MGIDTFIHPAAGFLLLALLVPLMPLGLWKNKALRGALAIIPPLIALYSIFTVEPGSYGVLHYLDQALTFGRVDKLSIVFGQVFAIISFIGCIYGMHVEDKGHYVCASLYVAGGFGCVFAGDLLTVFLFWELMSIGSTFLIWQARTKESVHAGFRYFLYHTVGGLFLLGGLLLKYKATGGFAFDLVNPAEAHLYDWLILTGFCVNAAVVPLHAWLPDAYPRASVAGAVYMCAFTTKTAVYVLCRGFAGWEVLAIAGTFMAVYGVLYACIENNARRILSYHIVSQVGYMVAGIGIGTAMTINGAVAHAYAHILYKGLLFMGTGAILYSVGTAKLDELGGLVTKLPWVMVWYMVAALSISGMPLFNGFISKTMTIAGAAEHHRTFLALGMEIAAVGTFISVGIKLPYFAFWGRKKEFTGEVKPLPVNMYIGMGICGLLCIAQGVYPHMLYKYLPMVVEEHPFHPWTIDKVLNAGLLLGFSGLAFYLTRYIITPHKALNLDFDWFYRLIGKVTMKAVCWPSAKVDDVWTEVYRTVGLRSLIGMGRGTSWFDKKGIDTVVDGSAYTVRNIGRAGAKVQTANLQDYLALAAVLGLGIFALVWYFG is encoded by the coding sequence ATGGGGATTGATACCTTCATCCACCCCGCGGCGGGTTTCCTCCTGCTCGCCCTGCTGGTGCCCCTGATGCCGCTGGGCCTGTGGAAGAACAAGGCCTTGCGGGGCGCGCTGGCGATCATTCCGCCGCTCATCGCCCTGTACTCCATCTTCACGGTGGAGCCGGGCTCCTACGGGGTGCTGCACTACCTTGATCAGGCCCTGACCTTCGGGCGCGTGGACAAACTGTCCATCGTCTTCGGCCAGGTCTTCGCCATCATATCCTTCATCGGCTGCATCTACGGCATGCACGTGGAGGACAAAGGGCACTACGTCTGCGCCTCGCTCTACGTGGCGGGCGGATTCGGCTGCGTGTTCGCGGGCGACCTGCTGACGGTCTTCCTGTTCTGGGAGCTGATGTCCATCGGCTCGACCTTCCTCATCTGGCAGGCCAGGACCAAGGAATCCGTGCACGCCGGTTTCCGCTACTTCCTGTACCACACGGTGGGCGGCCTGTTCCTGCTGGGCGGCCTGCTGCTGAAATACAAGGCCACGGGCGGCTTCGCCTTCGACCTCGTCAATCCGGCCGAGGCCCATCTCTACGATTGGCTGATCCTGACCGGCTTCTGCGTCAACGCCGCGGTCGTGCCCCTGCACGCCTGGCTGCCCGACGCCTACCCGCGCGCGTCCGTGGCCGGTGCGGTGTACATGTGCGCCTTCACCACCAAGACCGCGGTCTACGTGCTCTGCCGGGGCTTCGCCGGCTGGGAGGTCCTGGCCATCGCCGGTACCTTCATGGCGGTCTACGGAGTCCTTTACGCGTGCATCGAAAACAACGCCCGGCGCATCCTGTCCTACCACATCGTCTCCCAGGTGGGGTACATGGTCGCGGGCATCGGCATCGGCACGGCAATGACCATCAACGGCGCCGTGGCCCACGCCTACGCCCATATTCTTTACAAGGGTCTGCTCTTCATGGGCACCGGCGCGATCCTGTACTCGGTCGGCACGGCCAAGCTGGACGAACTCGGCGGCCTGGTCACCAAGCTGCCCTGGGTCATGGTCTGGTACATGGTCGCGGCCCTGTCCATCTCCGGCATGCCGCTGTTCAACGGTTTCATCTCGAAGACCATGACCATCGCGGGCGCGGCCGAACATCATCGCACCTTCCTCGCCCTGGGCATGGAGATCGCGGCGGTCGGTACGTTCATCTCGGTGGGCATCAAGCTCCCGTACTTCGCGTTCTGGGGGCGCAAGAAGGAATTCACGGGCGAGGTCAAGCCCCTGCCCGTGAACATGTACATCGGCATGGGCATCTGCGGCCTTTTGTGCATCGCGCAGGGCGTCTATCCCCACATGCTCTACAAGTACCTGCCCATGGTGGTGGAGGAGCATCCCTTCCACCCCTGGACCATCGACAAGGTTCTCAACGCGGGGCTGCTGCTCGGCTTTTCGGGCCTGGCCTTCTACCTGACCCGCTACATCATCACGCCGCACAAGGCGCTCAACCTGGACTTCGACTGGTTTTACCGCCTCATCGGCAAGGTGACCATGAAGGCCGTCTGCTGGCCCTCGGCCAAGGTTGACGACGTCTGGACCGAGGTCTACCGGACCGTCGGCCTGCGGTCGCTCATCGGTATGGGGAGAGGCACTTCCTGGTTCGACAAGAAGGGCATCGACACGGTGGTGGACGGCAGCGCCTACACCGTCAGGAACATCGGCAGGGCGGGGGCCAAGGTCCAGACGGCCAACCTGCAGGACTACCTGGCGCTGGCCGCCGTTCTCGGCTTGGGCATCTTCGCCCTGGTATGGTACTTCGGCTAA